GCTTTTGCTATTTCATCTATTGTATCTGCATTATTATTTCTTATATGTTTTATTGCTGACTGCATAGTAAGCGACATATTGATTCCTGTATCACCATCTGGCACAGGAAAAACATTCAATTCATTTACTACCTCTTTATTTTTATCTAATTTATTAGCAGCATTAATAAAGGCTTTTTTAGCAATCGTGCTGTCTAAATATTCAATTTTCAAAATTACTTCCTCCTAACTCTACTTTTGAACTCTAACACTTTGGACATGGATATTTACTTTATCTACATTCATGCCAGTTAAGCTTTCTATGTTATATTTTACTTTATCAATAATATTGTTTGCTACAACTGAAATCTTAATTCCAAATTGTACTACTATATATAAGTCAATTATTAATTTATTATCATCAGAATATACTTTTACACCTTTAGTTAAATGTTCACGTCTTAATAATTCGACCAATCCATCCTTAGCATTTTTAATTGCCATACCCACAAGTCCGTAGCACTCCATAGCTGACATCCCAGCAATAGAAGCTAATACATTATCATCGATATTAATAGCACCATATTGATTATTAATTTTTCCAGGCATCTTTTAGCCTCCTTTTATACTTTACTATATATATATTTTACATTATTATTCTACAATCTTCAACTTGACATTCAGTTAAAAATGAAATTTTAAAACTTTGTATTGCAATACTGATTATATTTGTGTTAAAATATTGATGTTTAGTAAATGGCTTCTTGAACCATTAGAAGTTAGGAGGTGTTTTATAAATGGCTAAATACTGTGAAGTATGTGGAAAAGGTAAAGTAAGTGGAAATAATGTAACATTCTCTAAGCATCACACAAAGAGAACTTGGAGTCCGAATATTAGAAAAGTGAAAGCAATAGTAGACGGTACACCTAAAAGAATAAATGTATGTACTAGATGTTTAAGATCTGATAAAGTACAAAGAGCATTATAATACATGATGGCTTCCTAAGGAAGCCATTTTATATTATTTAAATTTTGCTTTACCACATTTTAAAAAATGACCATCCAAGAATTAAACACAATATTCCTAATGTTAAAAGCCAAATAGCTACAGGTACTACTTGAATAATAATTATCATACCCATAACACCTAAAACAATACCTATTATTTTATTATATTTATTCCTATGACAATGATATTTTCTCATAAATTTTCTCATAATATAACCCTCCTATAAGGATGTTATATTACAGTATATTAATCTTATTCTTATTTAGTTACAAATAGAAAGTTTAATCATTGGATAATATAACTAGACCTTTACCAGATTTAATCTTAATACTTGCTTTATCTTTTTTAATCTTATTACTTATACCAAGTGTAGATGATTTTTTTATATATAAATTATCAGATTCATATTCAAAACCTTTAAGTTCTACTCCTGATAAGTCATCAAATATTGGTAATAATGATACATATTCATATTTTCCACTATCTATTATAATTTCATCTTTTATAGGTATTATTTCATTATTGTTATCTATCAACTTCACATTAATATTTTTATCTAAAACATGAAATAGCAACATAATATTAGACAAAGAATGATCCATTCTAGTTCCAAGGGCTCCTATTATAATTATTTCTTTAGGATTATATTCTATTGCTAAGTCAATGGAAAGTTCTAAATCCGACTTATCTTTTATTGGAGAAAATTCACATATATTCACTTTTTTTCTTTTATAAAAATCTAATATATTTCTTTCTAATGTGTCAAAATCACCAGCTAAAATATCAGGCATTACATCTAAATCATATAAATACTTACCTGCTCCATCTGCTGCAATAATAATATCACATTCATTTATAATTGATTTAGCAATATCTTCCTTTATGAATTTTCCTCCACCTATTACAAGGATTCTAATAATAAACACCTCTATTCTTAAAAAGACTCTTAGCTAAGAGTCTTTTTGTATCAATTTTTGTTTATATTTTTTAGTTTCTAATTCAATATCTTTTGCTTTAAATATGCCAGATCCAACTACAAATATATTTGCTCCCCAGCTTTTAAGTTCTTCTATATTGTCTAATTTAACGCCACCATCAACTTGTATATCAATATCTAAATTATTGTCGTCTATAATAGCTCTTAGCTCCATAACTTTTTCTTTCATTTCT
The DNA window shown above is from Senegalia massiliensis and carries:
- a CDS encoding thiamine diphosphokinase yields the protein MFIIRILVIGGGKFIKEDIAKSIINECDIIIAADGAGKYLYDLDVMPDILAGDFDTLERNILDFYKRKKVNICEFSPIKDKSDLELSIDLAIEYNPKEIIIIGALGTRMDHSLSNIMLLFHVLDKNINVKLIDNNNEIIPIKDEIIIDSGKYEYVSLLPIFDDLSGVELKGFEYESDNLYIKKSSTLGISNKIKKDKASIKIKSGKGLVILSND
- a CDS encoding Asp23/Gls24 family envelope stress response protein, coding for MPGKINNQYGAINIDDNVLASIAGMSAMECYGLVGMAIKNAKDGLVELLRREHLTKGVKVYSDDNKLIIDLYIVVQFGIKISVVANNIIDKVKYNIESLTGMNVDKVNIHVQSVRVQK
- the rpmB gene encoding 50S ribosomal protein L28: MAKYCEVCGKGKVSGNNVTFSKHHTKRTWSPNIRKVKAIVDGTPKRINVCTRCLRSDKVQRAL